The Vespula vulgaris chromosome 12, iyVesVulg1.1, whole genome shotgun sequence genome window below encodes:
- the LOC127068103 gene encoding uncharacterized protein LOC127068103 isoform X1: MHRRVGYSNYDGKIAGLYDLEETLGRGHFAVVKLARHVFTGEKVAVKVIDKSKLDEVSRAHLFQEVRCMKLVQHPNVVRLYEVIDTQTKLYLILELGDGGDLYDYIMRHDSGLSEEVARTYFRQIVRAISYCHRLHVVHRDLKPENVVFFEKLGTVKLTDFGFSNRFCPGQKLETSCGSLAYSAPEILLGDSYDAPAVDVWSLGVILYMLVCGQAPFQEANDSETLTMIMDCKYSIPAHVSEDCKRLIARMLVREPEGRASLEEIAADTWLAIGLDTDSVEALPLVSRQQVSDDHHNLIITKMVNGNIATKEEILEALDKNEYNHITATYFLLAERKLRAHRQEQVQKARPEILDVSPSRQEEATANLHVNQNLLGTVNQSLLSVPRTPGDVPQNVRTRKCSIVQEEEDEDDVSSCSGREERGSNSALNSFNRRGSRSEGKLSHILQERLGQLPEKHPGHKMAGATSRLATQQDCSSVAVVPDREESKSLVKSFAKDANRRSNVAVVVQQDDNVVFEKVVVPGATKVSSIFDESLKSKFSTSIVQSSAWSKKPGSVESRPKSVTECTRSLGPVPANKWRMGAQHRSTGHSLETSAMSPPVSRPSDLVSTTTILTESSTVSIPLRSSAHDDHQSSMPKYKTMPSPGSAGSMSPPQLTLNEILEDGDAMQPSAVGSGESTNSASAAAKCRVVRRTGYEQRRSKFHKTRTASCSSSDASDDDSESRKKRAHKLGATTEKPLPPRRDSHDDSSDSQDPGGSGGGGGGGGGGGGGIGNGEHTSETPSSTTDTGRNDGGSTTNTTTSNTTAGGRHRSTENQVAFGRRHRAGRRRAGETRLRESQSLNRITEVQEAEGPSACHNHSHVSRNSTILNVQNVSTSSSSISQSSTGSHGISQPLSHAATTVQKAKGFGARLLQGWSLGKSTLSQAVSRQQADSNSTAREINRTDQRTKCQTIESCNDDRRKDLNGGLISQTAPNEKENRGSSVNRNDCKSRKIRLLSRYFAVHKKLCVPLPGLFGKGRLYKARSCGNIARDRVSPPSPKSVLLCAASDDKWRERHQWCDAKHQHRGSDGDINQNLGLAHLVQERVVGKGCTGMPAVCHIHLGDASKCCSLC, from the exons ATGCATCGTAGGGTGGGATACAGCAACTACGATGGCAAGATCGCGGGCCTTTACGACCTGGAAGAGACTCTTGGTCGTGGACACTTTGCGGTGGTTAAGCTCGCTCGACATGTCTTCACCGGAGAGAAGGTTGCAGTGAAGGTCATAGACAAGAGCAAACTCGACGAGGTATCTAGGGCGCATCTTTTCCAAGAG GTGCGATGCATGAAACTGGTGCAACACCCGAACGTAGTGAGACTGTACGAGGTGATAGATACGCAGACGAAGCTGTACCTGATCCTGGAGTTGGGCGATGGCGGTGACCTTTACGACTACATCATGCGCCACGACAGTGGACTCAGCGAAGAG GTGGCCAGGACGTATTTTCGACAGATAGTCCGTGCTATATCCTACTGTCATCGGCTGCACGTCGTTCACAGGGATCTCAAGCCGGAGAACGTTGTCTTCTTTGAGAAACTTGGTACCGTCAAACTCACAGACTTCGGCTTTAGCAATAGATTTTGTCCTGGTCAAAAGCTCGAAACTTCCTGCGGTTCTTTGGCTTACTCGGCACCTGAAATACTTCTTGGCGACAGCTACGACGCTCCTGCAGTTG ATGTCTGGTCGCTCGGAGTGATACTGTATATGCTGGTGTGCGGACAAGCACCGTTTCAAGAGGCGAACGACAGCGAGACGTTGACCATGATCATGGATTGCAAGTATTCCATTCCAGCTCACGTCTCCGAAGATTGCAAACGTTTGATCGCTAGGATGCTCGTTAGAGAGCCCGAAGGAAGAGCCTCTCTCGAAGAGATAGCTGCTGATACTTGGTTAGCTATAGGATTGGACACGGATTCCGTGGAAGCGTTACCTCTAGTTTCTCGTCAACAAGTATCCGACGATCATCataatcttattattactaaaatGGTTAACGGTAACATCGCCACCAAGGAGGAAATATTAGA AGCGTTAGACAAGAACGAGTATAATCACATAACGGCGACGTATTTCCTGCTGGCCGAGAGAAAATTGCGAGCTCATAGACAGGAACAGGTGCAGAAGGCACGTCCCGAGATACTCGATGTTTCTCCcag CAGACAAGAGGAGGCAACGGCGAATCTGCACGTTAATCAGAATTTACTTGGTACGGTGAATCAATCGTTGCTGAGTGTTCCACGCACGCCTGGTGACGTACCTCAG AACGTACGTACGAGAAAGTGCAGCATCGTGCAAGAGGAggaagacgaggacgacgtTTCCTCGTGTTCCGGAAGAGAAGAACGCGGTAGCAACTCGGCCTTGAACTCGTTCAATCGTCGTGGCTCTCGTTCGGAAGGGAAGCTCTCTCACATCCTGCAAGAAAGGCTGGGACAACTCCCAGAGAAACATCCTGGGCACAAAATGGCTGGAGCCACGTCGCGGCTCGCGACCCAACAAGATTGCTCGAGCGTCGCCGTTGTGCCCGATCGAGAAGAATCGAAGTCGTTGGTAAAGTCGTTCGCGAAGGACGCCAATCGTCGTTCGAACGTAGCCGTCGTTGTCCAGCAAGACGACAACGTGGTATTCGAGAAAGTAGTGGTACCTGGTGCGACGAAAGTATCCTCGATCTTCGATGAAAGTTTAAAGTCTAAATTTAGTACCTCGATCGTTCAGTCGTCGGCTTGGTCGAAAAAGCCAGGCAGCGTCGAGAGTAGACCAAAATCCGTGACGGAATGTACGAGATCTTTAGGGCCCGTTCCAGCGAACAAGTGGAGAATGGGCGCGCAGCATCGTTCAACGGGACACAGTTTGGAAACGTCCGCGATGTCGCCGCCTGTCTCCAGACCGTCCGATCTAGTTTCCACGACGACGATCCTAACGGAATCGTCGACGGTCTCGATCCCTCTTCGTTCGAGCGCACACGACGATCATCAATCCTCGATGCCAAAATATAAGACGATGCCATCGCCCGGTAGTGCAGGTTCTATGTCACCTCCGCAGCTGACGTTGAACGAGATACTGGAGGACGGAGACGCGATGCAGCCCTCGGCGGTGGGTTCGGGCGAGTCTACCAACAGCGCGTCCGCCGCCGCCAAGTGTCGGGTAGTAAGACGGACGGGATACGAGCAGAGAAGGAGCAAGTTTCATAAAACTAGGACGGCTTCGTGTTCGAGCTCGGACGCGAGCGACGACGACAGCGAGAGTAGGAAGAAGAGAGCGCATAAGCTCGGCGCGACGACGGAGAAGCCTCTGCCACCCAGACGAGATAGTCACGACGATTCTAGCGATTCTCAGGATCCTGGAGGAAgcggaggtggaggtggaggaggcgGAGGCGGAGGCGGCGGTATCGGAAACGGAGAACACACGAGCGAAACGCCGTCGAGTACGACCGATACCGGTCGTAACGACGGCGGTAGCACTACGAACACGACAACGAGCAATACGACGGCCGGTGGAAGGCACAGATCAACGGAAAATCAAGTGGCCTTCGGTAGAAGACACCGAGCAGGTAGAAGAAGAGCCGGCGAGACGCGTTTGAGAGAAAGCCAGTCGTTGAATCGAATAACGGAGGTGCAAGAGGCCGAGGGCCCATCGGCCTGTCACAATCATTCTCACGTATCTCGCAACTCGACGATCCTAAACGTCCAAAACGTTTCCACCTCGTCCTCCTCGATATCCCAAAGTAGCACCGGATCTCACGGTATCAGTCAACCGCTCTCGCACGCTGCTACGACCGTACAAAAAGCTAAGGGCTTTGGCGCTAGACTTTTGCAGGGTTGGTCCCTCGGCAAATCTACTTTGTCGCAAGCTGTGAGCAGGCAGCAAGCGGATAGCAATTCCACTGCTAGAGAGATCAACAGAACGGATCAACGAACGAAGTGTCAGACTATCGAGAGTTGTAACGACGACAGAAGAAAGGATCTAAACGGTGGTCTGATCAGTCAAACAGCTCCGAACGAGAAGGAAAATCGTGGGAGCTCGGTGAACAGGAACGACTgcaaaagtagaaaaattcgTTTGCTCAGCCGTTACTTCGCGGTTCACAAGAAGCTTTGCGTACCTCTACCGGGTCTCTTTGGGAAGGGTCGGCTCTACAAGGCTCGTTCTTGCGGCAACATCGCTCGCGATCGTGTCAGTCCGCCTTCGCCAAAATCGGTGCTACTATGTGCCGCTTCGGACGACAAATGGCGGGAACGTCATCAGTGGTGCGACGCGAAGCATCAGCATCGTGGCAGCGACGGTGACATCAATCAAAATCTTGGTCTTGCTCATCTCGTGCAGGAAAGAGTAGTTGGTAAAGGCTGTACCGGTATGCCAGCTGTATGTCACATTCATTTGGGCGACGCCTCCAAATGCTGTAGTCTTTGTTGA
- the LOC127068103 gene encoding maternal embryonic leucine zipper kinase-like isoform X2, giving the protein MHRRVGYSNYDGKIAGLYDLEETLGRGHFAVVKLARHVFTGEKVAVKVIDKSKLDEVSRAHLFQEVRCMKLVQHPNVVRLYEVIDTQTKLYLILELGDGGDLYDYIMRHDSGLSEEVARTYFRQIVRAISYCHRLHVVHRDLKPENVVFFEKLGTVKLTDFGFSNRFCPGQKLETSCGSLAYSAPEILLGDSYDAPAVDVWSLGVILYMLVCGQAPFQEANDSETLTMIMDCKYSIPAHVSEDCKRLIARMLVREPEGRASLEEIAADTWLAIGLDTDSVEALPLVSRQQVSDDHHNLIITKMVNGNIATKEEILEALDKNEYNHITATYFLLAERKLRAHRQEQVQKARPEILDVSPRQEEATANLHVNQNLLGTVNQSLLSVPRTPGDVPQNVRTRKCSIVQEEEDEDDVSSCSGREERGSNSALNSFNRRGSRSEGKLSHILQERLGQLPEKHPGHKMAGATSRLATQQDCSSVAVVPDREESKSLVKSFAKDANRRSNVAVVVQQDDNVVFEKVVVPGATKVSSIFDESLKSKFSTSIVQSSAWSKKPGSVESRPKSVTECTRSLGPVPANKWRMGAQHRSTGHSLETSAMSPPVSRPSDLVSTTTILTESSTVSIPLRSSAHDDHQSSMPKYKTMPSPGSAGSMSPPQLTLNEILEDGDAMQPSAVGSGESTNSASAAAKCRVVRRTGYEQRRSKFHKTRTASCSSSDASDDDSESRKKRAHKLGATTEKPLPPRRDSHDDSSDSQDPGGSGGGGGGGGGGGGGIGNGEHTSETPSSTTDTGRNDGGSTTNTTTSNTTAGGRHRSTENQVAFGRRHRAGRRRAGETRLRESQSLNRITEVQEAEGPSACHNHSHVSRNSTILNVQNVSTSSSSISQSSTGSHGISQPLSHAATTVQKAKGFGARLLQGWSLGKSTLSQAVSRQQADSNSTAREINRTDQRTKCQTIESCNDDRRKDLNGGLISQTAPNEKENRGSSVNRNDCKSRKIRLLSRYFAVHKKLCVPLPGLFGKGRLYKARSCGNIARDRVSPPSPKSVLLCAASDDKWRERHQWCDAKHQHRGSDGDINQNLGLAHLVQERVVGKGCTGMPAVCHIHLGDASKCCSLC; this is encoded by the exons ATGCATCGTAGGGTGGGATACAGCAACTACGATGGCAAGATCGCGGGCCTTTACGACCTGGAAGAGACTCTTGGTCGTGGACACTTTGCGGTGGTTAAGCTCGCTCGACATGTCTTCACCGGAGAGAAGGTTGCAGTGAAGGTCATAGACAAGAGCAAACTCGACGAGGTATCTAGGGCGCATCTTTTCCAAGAG GTGCGATGCATGAAACTGGTGCAACACCCGAACGTAGTGAGACTGTACGAGGTGATAGATACGCAGACGAAGCTGTACCTGATCCTGGAGTTGGGCGATGGCGGTGACCTTTACGACTACATCATGCGCCACGACAGTGGACTCAGCGAAGAG GTGGCCAGGACGTATTTTCGACAGATAGTCCGTGCTATATCCTACTGTCATCGGCTGCACGTCGTTCACAGGGATCTCAAGCCGGAGAACGTTGTCTTCTTTGAGAAACTTGGTACCGTCAAACTCACAGACTTCGGCTTTAGCAATAGATTTTGTCCTGGTCAAAAGCTCGAAACTTCCTGCGGTTCTTTGGCTTACTCGGCACCTGAAATACTTCTTGGCGACAGCTACGACGCTCCTGCAGTTG ATGTCTGGTCGCTCGGAGTGATACTGTATATGCTGGTGTGCGGACAAGCACCGTTTCAAGAGGCGAACGACAGCGAGACGTTGACCATGATCATGGATTGCAAGTATTCCATTCCAGCTCACGTCTCCGAAGATTGCAAACGTTTGATCGCTAGGATGCTCGTTAGAGAGCCCGAAGGAAGAGCCTCTCTCGAAGAGATAGCTGCTGATACTTGGTTAGCTATAGGATTGGACACGGATTCCGTGGAAGCGTTACCTCTAGTTTCTCGTCAACAAGTATCCGACGATCATCataatcttattattactaaaatGGTTAACGGTAACATCGCCACCAAGGAGGAAATATTAGA AGCGTTAGACAAGAACGAGTATAATCACATAACGGCGACGTATTTCCTGCTGGCCGAGAGAAAATTGCGAGCTCATAGACAGGAACAGGTGCAGAAGGCACGTCCCGAGATACTCGATGTTTCTCCcag ACAAGAGGAGGCAACGGCGAATCTGCACGTTAATCAGAATTTACTTGGTACGGTGAATCAATCGTTGCTGAGTGTTCCACGCACGCCTGGTGACGTACCTCAG AACGTACGTACGAGAAAGTGCAGCATCGTGCAAGAGGAggaagacgaggacgacgtTTCCTCGTGTTCCGGAAGAGAAGAACGCGGTAGCAACTCGGCCTTGAACTCGTTCAATCGTCGTGGCTCTCGTTCGGAAGGGAAGCTCTCTCACATCCTGCAAGAAAGGCTGGGACAACTCCCAGAGAAACATCCTGGGCACAAAATGGCTGGAGCCACGTCGCGGCTCGCGACCCAACAAGATTGCTCGAGCGTCGCCGTTGTGCCCGATCGAGAAGAATCGAAGTCGTTGGTAAAGTCGTTCGCGAAGGACGCCAATCGTCGTTCGAACGTAGCCGTCGTTGTCCAGCAAGACGACAACGTGGTATTCGAGAAAGTAGTGGTACCTGGTGCGACGAAAGTATCCTCGATCTTCGATGAAAGTTTAAAGTCTAAATTTAGTACCTCGATCGTTCAGTCGTCGGCTTGGTCGAAAAAGCCAGGCAGCGTCGAGAGTAGACCAAAATCCGTGACGGAATGTACGAGATCTTTAGGGCCCGTTCCAGCGAACAAGTGGAGAATGGGCGCGCAGCATCGTTCAACGGGACACAGTTTGGAAACGTCCGCGATGTCGCCGCCTGTCTCCAGACCGTCCGATCTAGTTTCCACGACGACGATCCTAACGGAATCGTCGACGGTCTCGATCCCTCTTCGTTCGAGCGCACACGACGATCATCAATCCTCGATGCCAAAATATAAGACGATGCCATCGCCCGGTAGTGCAGGTTCTATGTCACCTCCGCAGCTGACGTTGAACGAGATACTGGAGGACGGAGACGCGATGCAGCCCTCGGCGGTGGGTTCGGGCGAGTCTACCAACAGCGCGTCCGCCGCCGCCAAGTGTCGGGTAGTAAGACGGACGGGATACGAGCAGAGAAGGAGCAAGTTTCATAAAACTAGGACGGCTTCGTGTTCGAGCTCGGACGCGAGCGACGACGACAGCGAGAGTAGGAAGAAGAGAGCGCATAAGCTCGGCGCGACGACGGAGAAGCCTCTGCCACCCAGACGAGATAGTCACGACGATTCTAGCGATTCTCAGGATCCTGGAGGAAgcggaggtggaggtggaggaggcgGAGGCGGAGGCGGCGGTATCGGAAACGGAGAACACACGAGCGAAACGCCGTCGAGTACGACCGATACCGGTCGTAACGACGGCGGTAGCACTACGAACACGACAACGAGCAATACGACGGCCGGTGGAAGGCACAGATCAACGGAAAATCAAGTGGCCTTCGGTAGAAGACACCGAGCAGGTAGAAGAAGAGCCGGCGAGACGCGTTTGAGAGAAAGCCAGTCGTTGAATCGAATAACGGAGGTGCAAGAGGCCGAGGGCCCATCGGCCTGTCACAATCATTCTCACGTATCTCGCAACTCGACGATCCTAAACGTCCAAAACGTTTCCACCTCGTCCTCCTCGATATCCCAAAGTAGCACCGGATCTCACGGTATCAGTCAACCGCTCTCGCACGCTGCTACGACCGTACAAAAAGCTAAGGGCTTTGGCGCTAGACTTTTGCAGGGTTGGTCCCTCGGCAAATCTACTTTGTCGCAAGCTGTGAGCAGGCAGCAAGCGGATAGCAATTCCACTGCTAGAGAGATCAACAGAACGGATCAACGAACGAAGTGTCAGACTATCGAGAGTTGTAACGACGACAGAAGAAAGGATCTAAACGGTGGTCTGATCAGTCAAACAGCTCCGAACGAGAAGGAAAATCGTGGGAGCTCGGTGAACAGGAACGACTgcaaaagtagaaaaattcgTTTGCTCAGCCGTTACTTCGCGGTTCACAAGAAGCTTTGCGTACCTCTACCGGGTCTCTTTGGGAAGGGTCGGCTCTACAAGGCTCGTTCTTGCGGCAACATCGCTCGCGATCGTGTCAGTCCGCCTTCGCCAAAATCGGTGCTACTATGTGCCGCTTCGGACGACAAATGGCGGGAACGTCATCAGTGGTGCGACGCGAAGCATCAGCATCGTGGCAGCGACGGTGACATCAATCAAAATCTTGGTCTTGCTCATCTCGTGCAGGAAAGAGTAGTTGGTAAAGGCTGTACCGGTATGCCAGCTGTATGTCACATTCATTTGGGCGACGCCTCCAAATGCTGTAGTCTTTGTTGA
- the LOC127068114 gene encoding Y+L amino acid transporter 2, producing MTTGIFDDSSREMQLIDSVDDQDVKGEYNDVEKVRLKKQLGLLEGVAIILGIIFGSGIFVSPKGVIQEVGSVGVSLIIWVLCGLLSMIGALCYAELGTSIPRSGGDYAYIHEAFGALPSFLYLWAANLIFVPTTNAIMALTFAQYVLQPFFPNCSTPDNGIRLIAAVTICLLTFVNCYDVKETTKMQNIFMFAKIAALVIIIIAGISWLCMGHTENFENAFENTNTDPGKIAVAFYSGIFSYSGWNYLNFMTEELKNPYVNLPRAIYISLPLVTLIYVLANVAYLSVLTPTAMIASDAIAVTLGDQLLGVMAWTIPVMVAISAFGGLSVHIMTSSRMCFVGARNGHFPTMLSHINVSRFTPTPALVFLCILSLIMLCTSDIFVLITYCSIVESFFIMLSVAGILWLRYKKPNMIRPIKVPLWIPITFVALCAFLVLVPCYERPYEVGMGVLITSSGIPAYFMGVTWQNKPIWFQKINVKATHTIQKLFLSAREEGEDME from the exons ATGACAACTGGTATATTTGACGATTCGTCGAGAGAGATGCAGTTAATTGATTCTGTAGACGATCAGGATGTCAAGGGAGAATACAATGATGTTGAAAAAGTAAGGCTGAAAAAGCAATTGGGGCTATTGGAAGGTGTTGCCATTATTTTAGGAATCATATTTGGCTCTG GTATCTTTGTTTCCCCGAAAGGAGTGATACAAGAGGTAGGAAGCGTCGGAGTTTCTTTGATTATTTGGGTATTATGCGGACTATTGTCTATGATAGGAGCGTTATGTTATGCCGAGTTAGGTACTAGTATACCTCGCAGCGGTGGAGATTACGCTTACATTCATGAAGCCTTCGGCGCTTTGCCATCGTTTTTGTATCTATGGGCAGCCAATTTAATTTTCGT GCCCACAACCAATGCTATAATGGCGTTAACCTTTGCGCAATACGTTTTGCAACCTTTCTTCCCAAATTGTTCTACGCCGGACAATGGTATACGATTGATTGCAGCGGTAACTATAT GCTTGTTAACGTTTGTCAACTGTTATGAcgtaaaagaaacaacaaagatGCAAAATATATTCATGTTTGCCAAAATTGCTGCTTTAGTGATTATTATCATAGCTGGTATATCGTGGTTGTGCATGG GACATACGGAAAACTTTGAGAACGCTTTTGAAAATACGAATACGGATCCTGGAAAAATTGCAGTGGCCTTTTATTCTGgcatattttcatattctgGATGGAACTATTTAAACTTTATGAccgaagaattaaaaaatcctTATGt aaatTTACCACGTGCGATTTACATATCACTGCCTTTAGTTACATTGATCTATGTATTAGCCAATGTTGCCTACTTGTCGGTTCTGACGCCTACCGCGATGATTGCTTCGGATGCGATAGCAGTA ACGCTTGGAGATCAACTTCTTGGAGTTATGGCATGGACTATACCTGTTATGGTTGCAATTTCCGCATTTGGGGGATTAAGTGTTCACATTATGACTTCTTCCAGAATGTGTTTCGTTGGTGCCAGAAATGGACATTTCCCAACTATGCTTAGTCATATCAATGTATCGAGATTTACTCCTACACCTGCTTTAGTATTCTtg tGTATATTGTCATTAATAATGTTATGTACAAGTGATATATTTGTATTGATAACATATTGTAGCATAGTGGAGTCTTTCTTCATTATGTTATCTGTAGCTGGTATTTTATGGCTCCGGTATAAAAAACCTAATATGATTAGACCGATAAAG GTACCTTTATGGATTCCTATAACGTTTGTAGCATTATGTGCATTTCTGGTATTAGTACCCTGTTACGAAAGACCTTACGAAGTTGGTATGGGTGTTTTAATAACATCCTCCGGTATTCCTGCCTACTTCATGGGCGTTACATGGCAAAATAAACCAATTTGGtttcaaaaaattaatg TGAAAGCCACGCATAccatacaaaaattatttctgtcggcgagagaggagggagaagaCATGGAATAA
- the LOC127068140 gene encoding choline transporter-like protein 1, with the protein MDRKILILAHILGICSGLREVRVQIPTAVRKGDTALLNCWYDIEQDPLYAVKWYKGGREFYRYAPNENPVVKTFPNGNLTVKKSESNATQVALTNLELDAAGLYSCEVSADAPSFHTAMISATMNVVELPSQRPSIHGLRRKYRIEDRLRLNCTSGRSKPAANLTWYINDRQPIPSHVKTYSPLDTNESEWQVSQIGLQFLVTHDHFVNGKLKIRCSASIYDIYWQSTEVSAEEDRPRVIHYEPAATIIGINYLQPPPNFQTGQKKPDGQVGVKGDFYFVVVAPYDLGRDKFESRPAVYRKLERENRMGCCGCSDEVSSKVEPGTPENEEMAARRSERIFVTDRSCTDLLTLIILIALLGGFAFLITNAVKKGDIYRIIYGYDNCGNVCGRITPSENDPAFSCKGADYRNRTYLKMQIETNGIKTRQCVDNCDDPDYHIFFLNRCIPKKLTDTAISLIKRLGLENFYKEVSTDLRVAWRELMYLCLIALAFSLGILIAFRYMVQWIVYIVLIGVIVACIGGTTYLWMAWYQEKKELDSKDISEKENFEEDSSLQAYFIYAIVMSVVTVITLLIVLVMRKRIALVMQLFREAGKAVYSMPALLLQPIYTYLLIGLSMFAWIYCMLWIESAGTVYRNKMRINFRKDALLITARWYNLFVFFVTCEFFLGCQHMVVALAVARWFFTRDKKRLSLTVTKGFGYLIRYHLGTIAFGALIIGIVRLVRAMISFVQNRLKKFDNDLVRGILWCCQCCLWCFECALKFLTRNAYIETAIYGCNFCTGGKKAFQALSSNILRVAAINSVGDFVLFLGKVLVVVLTVITGIYLIQKKEGLQHPWVPIALAGVLAFLVSHCFISIYEMIIDSIFLCFCEDCAKNDGISRPYFMSRGLMEFVENSKKALRQLDETQ; encoded by the exons ATGGATCGAAAAATTCTCATCCTCGCTCATATCCTGG GAATCTGCTCTGGTCTGCGAGAGGTCCGTGTCCAGATACCGACGGCCGTAAGGAAAGGAGACACGGCCTTGCTGAATTGTTGGTATGATATAGAACAAGACCCGTTGTATGCAGTCAAGTGGTACAAAGGGGGTCGAGAGTTTTATCGTTACGCTCCGAACGAGAACCCAGTCGTCAAGACATTTCCCAATGGGAACTTGACGGTAAAG AAATCGGAGAGCAACGCGACGCAAGTAGCTTTGACCAATCTCGAGCTGGATGCTGCAGGCTTGTACAGCTGCGAGGTATCCGCGGATGCACCCTCCTTCCACACGGCCATGATTTCGGCCACCATGAATGTCGTCG AATTACCCTCTCAAAGGCCTTCGATACACGGACTAAGGAGGAAATACCGGATCGAAGATAGACTTCGTTTGAACTGCACATCCGGACGTAGCAAGCCGGCGGCCAATCTCACCTGGTACATCAACGATCGACAG CCCATTCCATCCCACGTGAAAACGTACAGTCCGTTGGACACGAACGAGTCCGAATGGCAGGTGTCCCAAATCGGCCTTCAATTTCTCGTGACGCACGACCACTTCGTGAACGGCAAGCTGAAAATACGTTGCAGCGCTTCGATATACGACATTTATTGGCAGAGCACGGAAGTGAGCGCCGAGGAGGATCGCCCAAGGGTTATACACTATGAACCCGCGGCGACTATAATTGGTATCAACTATCTTCAACCACCTCCTAATTTTCAAACCGGCCAGAAGAAGCCCGATGGTCAAGTCGGCGTGAAAGGTGACTTTTACTTCGTCGTT GTAGCTCCATATGATCTCGGACGAGATAAATTCGA ATCGCGTCCTGCGGTTTATCGGAaattggaaagagagaatcg GATGGGCTGCTGCGGGTGTTCGGACGAGGTCTCCTCCAAGGTGGAGCCCGGA ACTCCGGAAAACGAAGAGATGGCAGCGAGGAGATCCGAGAGAATATTCGTAACCGATCGATCCTGTACCGATTTGTTAACTCTAATTATTCTAATTGCATTGCTCGGAGGTTTC gcattTCTAATAACAAATGCGGTAAAAAAGGGAgacatatatcgtataatatatgGATACGATAACTGCGGTAACGTTTGCGGTCGTATCACGCCGAGCGAAAACGATCCTGCATTTAGTTGCAAGGGTGCGGACTACAGAAATCGTAC GTATTTGAAAATGCAGATCGAAACAAACGGTATAAAAACTCGGCAATGCGTCGACAATTGCGACGACCCGGACTATCA CATATTCTTTCTAAATCGCTGTATACCTAAAAAACTAACAGACACCGCCATATCTCTGATAAAACGCCTCggattagaaaatttctacAAA GAAGTATCAACTGATCTCAGAGTAGCTTGGAGAGAGCTGATGTATCTCTGTCTAATTGCACTTG CATTTTCTCTCGGTATTCTAATAGCCTTCCGTTATATGGTACAGTGGATCGTTTACATCGTATTGATCGGTGTAATCGTTGCCTGCATCGGTGGTACGACTTATCTTTG gATGGCCTGGtatcaagagaaaaaagaattggacTCGAAGGATAtatcggagaaagaaaattttgaagaGGACTCGAGCCTGCaagcatattttatttacgcCATCGTCATGTCGGTCGTCACG GTGATCACTCTACTGATCGTTTTGGTGATGAGAAAAAGGATCGCTTTGGTGATGCAGCTCTTTCGCGAAGCAGGAAAGGCAGTATACTCGATGCCTGCTCTACTTCTTCAACCAATCTAT ACGTACCTGCTGATTGGTCTAAGCATGTTCGCTTGGATTTATTGCATGCTCTGGATCGAAAGCGCCGGTACCGTTTACAGAAATAAAATGAGGATTAATTTTAGGAAGGATGCTCTTTTGATA ACTGCCAGGTGGTACaatctctttgttttcttcgtcACGTGTGAGTTTTTCCTTGGTTGTCAGCACATGGTCGTGGCACTCGCGGTAGCTCGTTGGTTTTTTACAAG AGATAAGAAGAGACTATCGTTGACCGTGACTAAAGGATTTGGATATCTCATAAGATATCATTTGGGTACAATAGCTTTCGGTGCTCTGATAATCGGAATAGTTCGTTTGGTCAGAGCGATGATCTCCTTCGTACAGAATCGTTTGAAGAAGTTCGACAACGACCTGGTGAGAGGAATTCTTTGGTGTTGTCAGTGTTGTCTTTGGTGCTTCGAGTGCGCTCTCAAGTTTCTCACCAGAAATGCTTATATCGAGACAG CTATATACGGATGCAACTTTTGTACCGGCGGCAAAAAGGCTTTCCAAGCACTTTCGAGTAATATTTTGAGGGTCGCAGCTATTAACAGTGTTGGAGATTTCGTTTTGTTCCTGGGGAAAGTGTTGGTAGTGGTGTTGACCGTTATAACTGGAATTTATTTGATACAG aagaaggaaggattGCAACATCCCTGGGTGCCAATTGCCCTGGCTGGGGTATTGGCTTTTCTCGTTTCGCATTGCTTCATTTCGATTTACGAA atGATCATAGACTCCATATTCCTTTGCTTTTGCGAGGATTGTGCGAAAAATGACGGTATTAGTAGGCCGTACTTTATGAGTCGTGGACTGAtg GAGTTTGTGGAAAATAGCAAGAAAGCGCTACGTCAGTTGGACGAAACCCAATGA